In the Aptenodytes patagonicus chromosome 5, bAptPat1.pri.cur, whole genome shotgun sequence genome, AATAACTCAGCATTGTCAGAGCCAAGACATCAATTCCCGAAGATCCTTTTGGATAAAACAAGGGAAACAAATGTGTCATGAATACTGGTTTTAGCAAAACTTGTTTTCCTATAGATTTTTATATCTTGGCTTGAATTTCTAGTAcctaataaaatgaaaactcagACAAAAGATTTCAGGaaatcagattaaaaacaaatattaatcAAAATATAATTCTGTTTACAATATCTTATCTATAGTGCTCTCTTGGATAATATCCAGGACATATTTTATCCACTGAAAAAGCTATACATACTGATCAGCTGCTtctattgtattttattaaaagtgcAAAACAGTCTTCTCAAAATGAGCATCCCTAAATCCCATTTTGCAGACAATTTAACACTCTTGAAGACAACTGAAATGGtcctatttaaagaaaatatgattaATTTTTGGCAACTTCTTCATATTACATGATTTCTATGCAGAAATTGAGCTAGAAGCCTAGATaatatgtttgaaaacagaaagccaaTTTTACCATGGCAGTTTTTGGAAAGTAAGATAACTTAGTGTTTGAGCAaattaaaatgcaacatttttgCTTTCTACTGTCTTTTTCTTGCAAGATCTAAAACCCCCCAACAACCTAAAAAACCTCACCCATTCTTTTGGATCTAACCAGATCTAGGTATTTCATTAACATCACAGAAATACCTAGAAAGAAGAATACAACCTTTCTCCATGCTAATAATGCCTTCCCAAGTTAGGTAAGAAAATCTAATATGGGGCTGACTTGTAACAGAAAGTTGGTTAAGATTTGGCCAATTTAACACGATGCCTGGAAATTTATAGGCTGTCAGCTACCATAATCATGGACAACAGCAGACAAGGAAACCAGGCGTAgcacagctgctttgctgctcccCGTCTTcaaggatgggaaggagggacAAAGGGGCAGCAGCAAACCTGGCCCCCGCAGCATGTCCTTTGGGGCAAAAGTCTCTTCAGACTTGGGGCTTTCTGTACCTCACCTTTATGATCCTAGAGGAAATGCTGTAGGGACAGGTTGGTTTGCCCATCCTCCTGTATTTCTTGCCCTCTTTTTGCATGATCTTGGCTGAATTCCAATGCTCTGCCACCCTTCAATGTGTAAGGTTTGATCTCGGCTCGGCCGTGCTCTGCAGAGAATCCCACCCAAAAGATCAGTAAGGCTTTGAAAAGGTAACCCCATATTGCACAACTAAGGTAGCAGACAAGTGGTTAATAACAGACTGATTAATTAATTTTGGTTTGTCTCTAGTGAAACAGCAGGTTAAGCTCTAGTTTCTGCTTAACTTAATCAGGTGCAGCATATGCACTATCGCATATGTTGGCAGTTGCCGATTCTGTCCACAACGTTGTTGAACTAGCAGTAATTTACTCACAGCTTTTCCACTTAATTAAATAGGAAGCAGCAGGTTCCTGCTGTGCCAATCCTAAAGGCAtcatggaaaaatgaaatggCTGCCACCCTACGGTGACACCCTATCTATTGTGCTTACTCCAGTGCACTGTCAAGAGCtgacatgtatgtatatatatactttttgGTTCGCTAGCTATATTGTCAGAGGCAAATGAACTGTTGTTTTACAGTTAATCTCTTTccattttgtgcattttaaatggatttatttaTCTATCTGGTGGCCAAATATGCAACATATTTACTACAGATGGCCCCCCAGAtggaatttgaaattaaaatcccactgattttgaaataatttaatttgctaTAGAGATCCAGTTCCTCAGCTGGTGAAATTGGCAGAGCTTCATCATAGTCGCTCCCCCCGACTTCCAGCTCCAGAGAATCACCCCCCCGCTCCGCTCCTAGAGGAAAACTCTATAAAAGGCTGATCAGCTACAAATTTGGAGAGGAGAATAAGGGAAACTTCAAAATACAGATCTAAACCTGGTTCCAAATTTTGTTGTCCAGACTGATGACAGGCTCTTACACAAATCTGTCATTTCATGCATGCTGGTCCCAAGACTTCATAGAGTGAGTCTTCAGCAGAAGCTGAGGGAATCAGCCCTTATCAAGCAAATACAAACTCTGGGAAAGTACATGCTAGGTTTTAAACTGCCTCTCTGCCCCTTTGTACATGAGCAGAGTGCCTTGGTGGTAAAAGGACTCTGAGAAGTATAATTAACTACACAAGAGAGCACTGCACTGATTAACTGAGAGTCAGTAAAGCTATCTGGTTCCTCACCAGGTTGCTCCTTCCTGTAAACAGCCTTTATACAATCACGCACCCCAGGTCCCACAGTAAGCACACCCACAAAATCTAACAGTCCAGGAATCAAGACTTTAAAAGGAAATTCACATTTCAGGCATCTCTCTGCTTCTACTCACCCATCTGCAGATAATGACTTCAGAAGGAGCCGTCAACTGGGCAAATAATTTACTGCTGGATCAGGCATTTTACCCAGGCTTTTGTTGAATCTCAGATGTATCAAAACCAACAGTCTTCCTCCCAAGATTCAGCTTCCTCATTGTGCCATGCTCAGTGGAAGCAGATTGCTATGTGCCACACCTGATAAAGCTTCAGAAGCCCAGCACAGGTGTAACCAATCCAATGTAGCAGCCtggagaaaataaatcagaaatactAATGCTCGTCTTTCTAGCCTAGCTGGACAATGTTCCTTAGGATTTCAGAAAAGGTAGTTTTCAACTTTTGTGCTTGAAttggaagacttaaaaaaaaccaaaaaaaaacccaaaaaaccctgaacaaaCCAAAACTTACAAAAGTATTCATATTGCTCATCAATATTAAGTATGTGGTtacaataagtaaataaataaatggctgTTTCACGCATCCCATCAAGATGCCTTTTTCAGTTGCCTAGCCTCCACTCTCTCATTCTTGTGATATCCTAATTTAAGCAACTAAACAACAGCTTTTTCAGCCATTGAAGACATTTCTCCCATTAAGAAAAGGGAGCAAGCTTATCCCCTCCCACTCCTAAAATTCTAGCTGTACAGCAGAAAGAGACCCCAAAAATCAGCATCAGCCCAGGTGTCTCAAGTATAGCATATCAACTTTCAATGCAAGAGGTTTACAGCCCCAGCAGTTAGAAAGTGACTTTTTCCTCACAAAGTAGCATAGCAGAGTCCTGTGGGGATCCATGCAACTTTACCGACTTTAcacaaaacagacagacagagaagCATCACCGTGGGGTGGTTATGACACGTTCAACACTTGCTTCATGTAAAAACTTAAGCATCATATTCCCATCAAACCTTTTACTCCTATCCTTTACATAACGTCCCTGCTAGACCCAGGAACTACCTTATGCCCAGTCCTGCACTGACTTATGTGGGCTTGATTTGACAAACCCTTAGCATTTTACCTAAGACAAAGTAACTATTCACAGCGAACGAAATTAAGTATGTAAACAAGCCTGTTCAGGAGGAAGACTCTAGTTTCCACTACAGCCTAAAATGCCACCTTACAGATCACCctcctgtttaaaaagaaaaggaaaaaaaaaaaaaaaaagactttttaatcaCTTTCATATTTTCTATGCACTGGTAGAGAATATCATTGACCACCTTTTTCTCTTAATCACTCGCCTCTGCATTTAACAAATGTTAGTGGAAACgggtgggggagaagaggacaAAGCCTGAAGGCTGCACTCAGTTTGGTAGTGGTTAAGACATATCTTGCAGTACTTTGGAAATCTGCCAGCTCTAAGCAGAATCCAGTTGGTGTGGGATGAAGGGATGCTGGCAACCAATCAATGTGGCAAATTTTACAGAATAATGTCTTTTCCCATCAGTGACAACTAAAATCTGTTATCTGGCTGCTACTATTGCTGATGAAGGAAAAATAGATATTTATTTAAACACCaagctgtgattaaaaaaaaaaaagcatttgtgttaTGAGAAAATGTGTAGTTGGAAAAAGACTTCTGTTGTTAGCAAACCAACAAGCTTTTCATTTGATGTGTGCATTCACACAGGGAGTTGGTCTCAGAAGATGGGTACTTGTGTGACTGGCTTTCAATCAAAAAGCACCCTACCTAAATCACTTTGGTTCTTCTGACCATTCTTGTGCAAATAAAGCTGCTGTTGACTTTGCTCAAGCTTTGTCCGTTTTACTATGACATGTAAAATACCTCTGATTTAGAGAGATTCATCTTTTGGGGTACAGTGACAAGCGTGATGTAAATCCCTGTTTCTTCCCCCattaggaaagggaaagaggctGAAGCAGGCCAAAGAAGAAGCCATAGCCGAGATAGACCACTACCGGTTACAGAGGGAGAAGGAATTTaggaacaagcaaacaaatgtaAGAAAGAAACCTGCATATGTTCTTTTGTAGTGTCAACCTGCTCAACGCTAAAACAAATTGCTTCAAAACAGTGTTACATGGAGACGTCTGCAAACCAACATGATCATACTGATTAAACACAGAGATATCACCTATGATGTGTATATGCTTCACTTGGCCGCTTCACAGGCTTTCAATGCATTTGTAGACGGTATTGTGGACTTTCACCACcaaaattgtccagattctgTATTTGGTTCATGCTTGTCCTTTGAAGATGTATCTCCCTTAAGGAAAAATACCTTTGGCCCCCTTTAACTCCAGGCAGACCTCATTCCTGTCTTGAAACTGGAGGTTTCAGTAAGGTGGATGTTTCAGTAAAAGCGTagatttaaaatctttctttctatttctcttcCACTTCAGCTGACTTTTGACTGCATACAAAGACTGCATCTTTAATTAACTGAAATCACCAAAACTTTGGAGTTTTTCACTACGTTTTCATAGCAAAAGTGGTCTGGCTGATATTTTCATATCTGAATTATAGTACATTTTATACATTTATGCCATCTTGcagttttctgcagtattttcatgAAGGTTCACAAACTGTTCTCTTTTTACTTGGTGACCTTCCTCttacatttttgttcttgttttttcccctgtttgtttTTGTGCAAAAGCAAGGAAACTACACGTGCAAAAGCAGccacaaaaaaagccaaagaggTCAAATAAAAACTGCTTTACAAGCCTGTCAATTCAGTCACACTTCACGTAAAACATTTTCCAGCAGAGATCACAAGCCTTAGgaacagatacacacacacaaagtctCTAACATACACTGCCAGCCCCCAGACACACTGTCACACAGCCAGGCCAGGTGGAATTGTCTCATATGTACAATTTCAGATGTTTACTGACactaaaataaagtaaaaacacCTCTAAAATTTGTTCACCTTTTCAGTCAAGCCAGACTTCTTTTTAGGTCTGAAATAGCGGAAGAGAAAATATGTTGCTTTGGTGTGAACTCAATTTTTTCATCGCAAACAAAATTAAAGCTGCAGGGAATGGCCACTGTTTGTCGACAGAACACTTCACACAAGCAGGACAGAGCACATATTGCTCCTCAAATGACAGCATGTTGTACAAGATCATTGCAGTCCTCCTTCACGTTCCCTGACCCCATTATGTCGAACATTTATCTACCCAGACAAATGTCATCATTATTAACCTGTGCCTGGAAGGCAGTCAGGAGTTCCAGCTAAGCCAGTGCAGAGGGAAGTCTGATGCCCAGTTCAGTTTAATGGCTCAGGTATTTGGacataagtatttttaattctttgtcaCAGTCTCATTTAATGCTATTCCTCCTCTTACTTTGTATTGCTGTATCCAAACTAGGGTAAAATTTTCTCATACTATGAGATGGTCCACATCAGTCCAgaatgaacagcagcagcagaaaacaacGATTAATTTGAGGTTAGAGTGACAATACACAAgatcttttttcaaaatgtacaAAATTTAAGCCCGGATCTCAAACCAATTTTGCTAGTGCTCATGGTGTTTGTACTCGGGGTCTGAGATCACCGAACTCTGGAGATGTGCAGCCTAGTTCTGAATTTTGTGGCTTCCAAGTCAATGTAACATTTTAGCGACTTTGGAATGACGCTGGCATAAAACCAGTATGGGCAAAATAAGGGACAGACCTTCAAGGTCAGCAGAAATCATTGACTAAGCAGAGCTTTGTCTGCATTCTGACAAGAAAAAGGTCTTCCAActcagaaggaggaaaggggcggggggggggaatacatAGAAGAGTAAGAATCTACGATCTCAAGTTACAGTATTAGCATGAACTGAGAGAGCAGGTTCCCAGTCTACAGAGGCTCTTCTTAAAATTATAATACTTTTCTTGAggtttttcagaagtatttagtAGCTGGATAACACGCAACCATCTGGGATCTCTAGAAAGTTATTTTCCCCAGTGGAAAAAATCAGCTTCATAAATCTGGCCCAAGCTGTACAATCTTTCCCACATGAGACCCTTACAAGTTGtctaaaagctaaaataaaatgccagCTCAAAATAGTTACTATAGAAAACTATAATCTTTTCCCGATATTTACAATTATGTCTACGTCCTATATTTCTTCCAAATCAGAAAGTGTTTTACATCTGGATTACGGACAAACTTCTTAGTATGTTGCCAGGTACTGATAAATAGAATTGCAAAGGTGATTTGTGCAAAAGATCTTAActcagctgcttttccttcctttaagcACTAAGTTGGGCTGAAATCACATGGAAAATAAAGCTAATGACTCCTCCCTTGTTTCTGGTCATCCTCTAGGTATCCCACTAACATCACAGGTTAGCTTCAGCTGCTAGTCCACCCCAGAGAACCATGGCAGGAACAAGAAGAATAAGTTACTTATTCCTTTCTTACTCTGTCAGCATGCAGAAATGTCTTCTGCTCTACCCCATGGAATTCTTTAGCTGGAAACCAATCTCTCTGGCGGTATCTGAAGGACTTTTCCATAAGGGAAGAATTCAAGGGATGTTGGGGcagtgggggaggagggagcaaagTCACAGATTTGGAACGCGTGCATCTGTTTATAACATAACCTTGCTAAAATGTTCAGCAAGCCTAGAGTCAATTAAATTCTAAGCGAATGTCCTGATATTAACTGTGCCAGAAGCTGTCTGGTATTTCGCCAGATAAGAAAACGTAACATTAAAAGACCTTGTCTGAGGCCTGTTGAGGGTTATACATCACTAACTGCTGAAGACATTTCAAGTACTCTGAAACTGTAATTATGCATTGTCAGGAAGGCTTTCCCATGTTTTGCTCCTTAGCCATGCTCACATTCATTCTCAGTGAGGAACTGACTCGTTGACTAgtcattaaaatagaaaacaaattaaaatgagtgatataaaaagacaaaacatgtACAACGTCGTTCCCACAGCGAGCTGGGAAACTTTCATTACATGGAGAGATTCCCATTGCTAATGAGCATATGAAAGAGTTCCCTTTAATCCTGTTTTTATGCCTACAGTTCAACCTAGATCATACCCTTACCATCAGGAGCCACTGTGACATGTTTGTGCTATGTTTATGCTAGATGATGAAGAAAAGTACAATAAACATAGTCATATATAACCCTTTATTTTGCTCAGAGGACTTCTGCTTTTCAGGTAATGGGCTCCCAAGGTAACCTCTCTGCTAAAATAGAAGAGCAAACAACAGAAACCGTCCGAAACCTCGCTAGCAGCTACCACAAGAACATGGAGAGCATGATGAAAAAGCTTTTGAGCACGATATGTGACATCAACCCTGAAGTTCACCCAAACTTCAGACACGCAGTTTAAGATCCACTGATGTGCTGGGGAAGGATGTTTGTAAAAAGTAGCCTTCTTTCTTGATAAACGTAAATATTTCCCCATTTATTGTTTCTCTATGTGTGAGAAAGAAAGAACACTAAAGCCAAAAGCACACAGTTCCACACTGGCTTTTGATGTGACAAGAATTATACAGGGTTTCACAAGCATTCGTTGGAATATTGTTTCCTGTTGGTAGCTAAAGCCCCTGTCATTTAGACAGGGGCAAGTCAACAACAGCAGAATAAATGATTATTTGACACCAGCAGCTTTTCAGTGGGAGtctttattccttttctcttATAAAATGTTCTGTACTAGGATGTGGTGTTGCATAAAGTCTGTTTATCCCAATCTTTATTGTATTTCAAGTCACGTGAAATAGAATATcacaaaaacttaaaataaagtatttctgttttccttgtgacACACGGAGTGGTCAGGTTGTGGAACATATAGGAACTCTGTAGCTTTTGGTCAAAAAGAATTGGTCAAAACATTTTCAATTGTTGTatgctaatttaaaacaaaatatagcTGACTTGTATAGAATTATGTTCAAAAGCCGTACTCAAAGTATTGTCCTGTTGTTTAACGACACTGTAAACTTTATATAGCTTTGCTAAGTCTGAAAAATGAGAACAGGAGTAATCATTATTTATGAAATTGCTTTGGTTCAAGGTGCAGACTAGTACATCCATCATTATCTATAGAGTTACACCAAAAGCACAGGAATCCATGAGCTCAAACTCTACACCAGTTACACTAAATGGTACCTTAATCCACAGACTGTTCACAGAAATCACGTCAGTTAGAGCTCTCTTCTGTTACCGTAAGTGACCTCGAGTAATACTTCCCTCTGCAATCACACAGA is a window encoding:
- the ATP6V1G3 gene encoding V-type proton ATPase subunit G 3 codes for the protein MTSQSQGIQQLLQAEKRAKDKLEEAKKRKGKRLKQAKEEAIAEIDHYRLQREKEFRNKQTNVMGSQGNLSAKIEEQTTETVRNLASSYHKNMESMMKKLLSTICDINPEVHPNFRHAV